The genome window CCGGCCTTCGACCTTGTCGGCTTGCCTGCCACAGCTGTGCGGGAGGCTCGGGAGAGGGTCCGATCGGCCTTGCGCAATAGCGGCTTCGAGTTTCCTTTGCGACGGATCACTGTCAACCTAGCGCCTGCTGATGTGCGTAAGGATGGTTCGGGACTGGATGTACCCATTGCCATTGGGATTCTGGCGGCGACTGGTCAAATCGACGCGAGTCGTCTCCGGGACTGGTTTCTCGTTGGAGAACTGGCGCTCGATGGGGCCATTCGACCCGTAAGCGGCGTACTGGCCATGGCATGCGGACTGGCTCGAACATGGCAGAAGAGAACGGAAAGTAAAATCGAAGGCAGGTCGGAACTCAACCTGGAAACTAACCAGGAGTCTATGGAACCCGAGTCAGAGCCGATAGTGGAAAGGAGGCAGGTGCAGAGTCCTGTTCCTATCGAGGGAGATATACTTATAGGAAGCTTCCATGAAACAACGGTGCGCGGCGGCGCTTCGTTGATGAAGTTGCTTGTGCCTGAAGCCAATCTTGCTGAGGCTTCAAGGGTCAACGGTATCGAGGCCTTTGGTTCCACCATATTAAAAACTGCCGTTGAATGCCTGACAGGCCGATCACCTACCTGTTTTACCGTCCCTTATCGGAAAAAACAGATGAGAAAGGATGTCTTTTCGCAGGCATCAGCCAACGCTGTGGGCCTGTTATCTTCGGGCATTCCCGACTTGGCCTCTGTTCGCGGCCAACCTGTCGCCAAACGAGCACTGGAGATCGCCGCTGCCGGCGGGCA of Heliomicrobium undosum contains these proteins:
- a CDS encoding YifB family Mg chelatase-like AAA ATPase, which translates into the protein MLARVHSVVLEGLNAQPIEVEVDVANGLPAFDLVGLPATAVREARERVRSALRNSGFEFPLRRITVNLAPADVRKDGSGLDVPIAIGILAATGQIDASRLRDWFLVGELALDGAIRPVSGVLAMACGLARTWQKRTESKIEGRSELNLETNQESMEPESEPIVERRQVQSPVPIEGDILIGSFHETTVRGGASLMKLLVPEANLAEASRVNGIEAFGSTILKTAVECLTGRSPTCFTVPYRKKQMRKDVFSQASANAVGLLSSGIPDLASVRGQPVAKRALEIAAAGGHNLVLIGPPGTGKTMLARCLPGILPPMTDEEAMETTMIYSVAGALPEGIGWMDRRPFRTPHHYTTLAALVGGGRPPRPGEISLAHNGVLFMDEWPEFSREALEALRQPLEDGQVTIARQGGAVTFPARVMLLTAMN